In Gossypium hirsutum isolate 1008001.06 chromosome D06, Gossypium_hirsutum_v2.1, whole genome shotgun sequence, one genomic interval encodes:
- the LOC107902074 gene encoding 3'-N-debenzoyl-2'-deoxytaxol N-benzoyltransferase has product MKVQVLETALIRPSIAPFTHDHTLPLSYLDNDHSLNVTFRYLRAYVNSDNIGRDPFQVISSAISAALHHYYPLARSLRRSSNGRYELFCKLDQSLPLVSASMDCTLESVNHLDDPDINSAEQLVPDPSPEDTLVNPCTLQLTVFKCGGFTLGAAIHNALCDGLGATQFFCTAADIARGVDKVKYQPVWDRSTLLGPRNPPKVEAPVPEFLSLEKGFNPYKQDIRHVERECFYVEDECLDQLKALLFEQSGLGLTTFEILGAYIWRAKVKASKIPSEETVKFSYLMNIRKVVKPALPAGYWGNGCVAMYAKVSAKDLIEQPLWKTAELIKKSKSNASDEYVRSFIDLQELHYEDGITAGKGVSGFTDWRHLGHSAVDFGWGGPMTVLPLSTNFFGSMEP; this is encoded by the exons ATGAAGGTCCAAGTCTTAGAAACTGCTCTCATCCGCCCCTCCATCGCACCTTTCACCCACGATCACACCCTCCCCCTCTCTTACCTAGATAATGACCACTCCCTCAACGTCACCTTCCGTTACCTGCGAGCTTACGTCAACAGCGACAACATAGGTCGTGACCCTTTCCAGGTCATCTCCTCCGCCATCTCCGCCGCTCTCCACCACTATTATCCTCTGGCTAGATCTCTCCGCCGTTCCAGCAACGGTAGGTATGAGCTTTTCTGTAAGTTGGATCAAAGCCTACCGCTCGTCAGTGCCAGCATGGACTGCACATTAGAGTCTGTAAATCACCTTGATGACCCTGATATAAACTCGGCTGAACAACTGGTTCCCGACCCAAGCCCGGAAGACACGTTGGTCAACCCCTGTACTTTACAGCTAACAGTGTTCAAATGTGGTGGGTTTACTCTTGGGGCGGCTATACACAATGCTTTATGCGATGGGCTTGGTGCGACCCAGTTTTTCTGTACGGCAGCTGATATCGCACGTGGGGTGGACAAAGTAAAATATCAGCCGGTTTGGGATCGATCCACTCTGTTGGGTCCAAGAAACCCACCGAAAGTTGAAGCCCCAGTTCCTGAGTTCCTAAGCTTGGAGAAAGGTTTTAATCCTTACAAACAGGATATCAGACATGTTGAAAGGGAGTGCTTTTATGTGGAAGATGAATGCTTGGACCAGCTCAAGGCTTTGCTTTTTGAACAAAGTGGTCTGGGTTTAACCACTTTTGAAATCTTAGGTGCATATATTTGGCGAGCCAA GGTGAAAGCCTCAAAGATTCCAAGCGAGGAGACAGTGAAGTTTTCATATTTGATGAACATCCGCAAAGTGGTAAAGCCAGCATTGCCTGCAGGCTACTGGGGCAACGGCTGCGTTGCAATGTACGCCAAGGTCAGTGCCAAGGACCTAATCGAGCAACCTTTGTGGAAAACGGCAGAGTTGATCAAAAAGAGCAAAAGCAATGCCAGTGACGAGTACGTGCGTTCTTTCATTGACTTACAAGAACTGCACTATGAAGACGGCATCACGGCTGGGAAAGGGGTGAGTGGGTTCACTGATTGGCGACATTTGGGCCATTCGGCTGTAGATTTTGGTTGGGGAGGTCCCATGACAGTGTTGCCACTTTCAACCAATTTCTTTGGGAGTATGGAACCATGA
- the LOC107902073 gene encoding nudix hydrolase 15, mitochondrial isoform X2, with product MSFSILKRLPLFSPPFVNVMASSSFYCGVQSKRFLVLAQQLRHYKPPPCSWDDNEERIIEEAAGKFVSQVGFQESVTRVAQNPEKFRSKRAAVLICLFEGDAGDLRVILTKRSSRLSSHSGEVSLPGGKADEGDKDDGDTATREAKEEIGLDPSLVNIITVLEPFLSKHLLRVVPVIGVLNDRKAFKPTPNPVEVDAIFDAPLEMFIKDENRSAEEREWMGEKYLLHFFDYEIENKRWGSLNEFARRDQVRIVPGKR from the exons ATGAGCTTCTCAATTCTAAAGAGATTACCTTTATTTTCTCCACCATTTGTCAACGTAATGGCTTCATCATCTTTCTACTGTGGAGTTCAATCAAAGAGATTCTTAGTGTTAGCCCAGCAGCTGCGTCATTATAAGCCTCCACCTTGTTCCTGGGATGACAACGAGGAACGAATCATCGAGGAAGCCGCCGGGAAATTTGTTTCCCAAGTGGGTTTTCAAGAATCCGTTACCCGAGTGGCTCAAAACCCAGAAAAGTTTAGATCCAAAAGAGCTGCTGTTTTGATCTGTCTCTTTGAAGGGGATGCTGGGGATTTGCGTGTCATTTTGACCAAAAGGTCTTCCAGATTATCTAGTCATTCGG GGGAAGTTTCATTGCCTGGTGGGAAAGCAGATGAGGGGGACAAAGATGATGGTGATACAGCAACTAGAGAGGCTAAAGAAGAGATTGGGTTGGACCCTTCACTTGTCAATATTATAACTGTTCTTGAACCATTTTTGTCTAAg CATCTCCTAAGAGTAGTTCCTGTTATCGGTGTACTTAATGACAGAAAGGCATTCAAGCCTACTCCGAATCCTGTTGAAGTGGATGCAATATTCGATGCTCCACTGGAAATGTTCATTAAG GATGAAAATCGAAGCGCAGAAGAGAGAGAATGGATGGGAGAAAAGTATCTTCTTCACTTCTTCGACTATGAAATCGAGAATAAGAG GTGGGGCAGTTTAAATGAGTTCGCTAGAAGAGACCAAGTTAGGATTGTGCCAGGGAAACGATGA
- the LOC107902073 gene encoding nudix hydrolase 15, mitochondrial isoform X3 produces the protein MSFSILKRLPLFSPPFVNVMASSSFYCGVQSKRFLVLAQQLRHYKPPPCSWDDNEERIIEEAAGKFVSQVGFQESVTRVAQNPEKFRSKRAAVLICLFEGDAGDLRVILTKRSSRLSSHSGEVSLPGGKADEGDKDDGDTATREAKEEIGLDPSLVNIITVLEPFLSKHLLRVVPVIGVLNDRKAFKPTPNPVEVDAIFDAPLEMFIKDENRSAEEREWMGEKYLLHFFDYEIENKRCL, from the exons ATGAGCTTCTCAATTCTAAAGAGATTACCTTTATTTTCTCCACCATTTGTCAACGTAATGGCTTCATCATCTTTCTACTGTGGAGTTCAATCAAAGAGATTCTTAGTGTTAGCCCAGCAGCTGCGTCATTATAAGCCTCCACCTTGTTCCTGGGATGACAACGAGGAACGAATCATCGAGGAAGCCGCCGGGAAATTTGTTTCCCAAGTGGGTTTTCAAGAATCCGTTACCCGAGTGGCTCAAAACCCAGAAAAGTTTAGATCCAAAAGAGCTGCTGTTTTGATCTGTCTCTTTGAAGGGGATGCTGGGGATTTGCGTGTCATTTTGACCAAAAGGTCTTCCAGATTATCTAGTCATTCGG GGGAAGTTTCATTGCCTGGTGGGAAAGCAGATGAGGGGGACAAAGATGATGGTGATACAGCAACTAGAGAGGCTAAAGAAGAGATTGGGTTGGACCCTTCACTTGTCAATATTATAACTGTTCTTGAACCATTTTTGTCTAAg CATCTCCTAAGAGTAGTTCCTGTTATCGGTGTACTTAATGACAGAAAGGCATTCAAGCCTACTCCGAATCCTGTTGAAGTGGATGCAATATTCGATGCTCCACTGGAAATGTTCATTAAG GATGAAAATCGAAGCGCAGAAGAGAGAGAATGGATGGGAGAAAAGTATCTTCTTCACTTCTTCGACTATGAAATCGAGAATAAGAG
- the LOC107902073 gene encoding nudix hydrolase 15, mitochondrial isoform X1: MSFSILKRLPLFSPPFVNVMASSSFYCGVQSKRFLVLAQQLRHYKPPPCSWDDNEERIIEEAAGKFVSQVGFQESVTRVAQNPEKFRSKRAAVLICLFEGDAGDLRVILTKRSSRLSSHSGEVSLPGGKADEGDKDDGDTATREAKEEIGLDPSLVNIITVLEPFLSKHLLRVVPVIGVLNDRKAFKPTPNPVEVDAIFDAPLEMFIKDENRSAEEREWMGEKYLLHFFDYEIENKRYLIWGLTAGILIRAASVVYQRPLAFLEQSPKFKFPGLVDK, translated from the exons ATGAGCTTCTCAATTCTAAAGAGATTACCTTTATTTTCTCCACCATTTGTCAACGTAATGGCTTCATCATCTTTCTACTGTGGAGTTCAATCAAAGAGATTCTTAGTGTTAGCCCAGCAGCTGCGTCATTATAAGCCTCCACCTTGTTCCTGGGATGACAACGAGGAACGAATCATCGAGGAAGCCGCCGGGAAATTTGTTTCCCAAGTGGGTTTTCAAGAATCCGTTACCCGAGTGGCTCAAAACCCAGAAAAGTTTAGATCCAAAAGAGCTGCTGTTTTGATCTGTCTCTTTGAAGGGGATGCTGGGGATTTGCGTGTCATTTTGACCAAAAGGTCTTCCAGATTATCTAGTCATTCGG GGGAAGTTTCATTGCCTGGTGGGAAAGCAGATGAGGGGGACAAAGATGATGGTGATACAGCAACTAGAGAGGCTAAAGAAGAGATTGGGTTGGACCCTTCACTTGTCAATATTATAACTGTTCTTGAACCATTTTTGTCTAAg CATCTCCTAAGAGTAGTTCCTGTTATCGGTGTACTTAATGACAGAAAGGCATTCAAGCCTACTCCGAATCCTGTTGAAGTGGATGCAATATTCGATGCTCCACTGGAAATGTTCATTAAG GATGAAAATCGAAGCGCAGAAGAGAGAGAATGGATGGGAGAAAAGTATCTTCTTCACTTCTTCGACTATGAAATCGAGAATAAGAGGTATTTAATATGGGGTTTAACTGCTGGTATTTTGATAAGAGCTGCTTCAGTGGTCTACCAGCGACCACTTGCTTTCCTAGAACAGAGTCCCAAGTTCAAGTTTCCTGGACTTGTGGACAAATAA